Proteins encoded within one genomic window of Esox lucius isolate fEsoLuc1 chromosome 12, fEsoLuc1.pri, whole genome shotgun sequence:
- the gpr37l1b gene encoding G-protein coupled receptor 37-like 1, whose amino-acid sequence MIPSVPLVIIFTVWASYAKRIPQTNSASLEKDTVNIDILVIQSHGYGDEDVKQQDFQKQHKRAPRGAEDEDAEAGEPQSTFSQSYENEFFTTPRATQLSNSTRDTGATGANTVGGQGNSSSTEGSITNIHNPLYPVTDSSYTAYAVMFLSLVVFAVGVIGNLAVMCIVWHNYYMRSAWNYILASLAFWDFLVLCFCLPVVVFNELTNKRLLGDISCRVVPYMEVTSLGVTSFSLCALGIDRFNATTSSQPKTRRVERCQSVLAKLLVIWVGSMVLAAPELLLWQLSQAVSPATGNLVDSCTMNPTSNLPESIYTLVINYHECRMWWYFGCYFCLPVVFTLLCQLATCNVSSDGIPQRLEERSPSKKQKIQHNQQVERQLNCTVMALAVVYGVCALPENVCNIVLAYTAMPVSDNTAALLALINQFFLFFKSSVTPVLLLCLCKSLGQAFMDCCCCCCEECQAGSSSSPGAEAKTKSTNDVSSSIFFDKAKDSSTILSISGSS is encoded by the exons ATGATTCCCTCTGTTCCACTGGTGATAATATTTACTGTGTGGGCATCCTATGCTAAAAGAATTCCACAGACAAACAGTGCATCTCTTGAAAAGGACACTGTAAACATCGACATACTAGTCATACAAAGTCACGGTTATGGCGACGAGGACGTAAAACAACAGGACTTTCAAAAGCAGCACAAGAGAGCGCCGCGGGGCGCGGAGGACGAGGACGCGGAGGCAGGGGAACCTCAGTCCACCTTCTCACAGTCTTACGAGAACGAGTTCTTCACCACACCCCGGGCCACCCAGCTCTCCAACTCAACCCGGGACACTGGGGCCACGGGGGCCAACACAGTTGGGGGGCAGGGGAACAGCAGCTCCACGGAGGGAAGCATCACAAACATCCACAACCCTCTGTACCCTGTGACCGACAGCTCCTACACCGCCTATGCTGTTATGTTCCTGTCCCTGGTGGTGTTTGCCGTGGGGGTCATAGGGAACCTGGCGGTGATGTGCATCGTCTGGCACAACTACTACATGAGGAGTGCTTGGAACTACATCCTGGCCAGCTTGGCTTTCTGGGATTTCCTGGTGCTCTGCTTCTGTTTACCTGTGGTGGTGTTTAATGAGCTCACCAATAAGAGGTTGCTGGGGGACATCTCATGCAGAGTGGTACCATATATGGAG gTGACCTCCCTGGGGGTGACCTCCTTCAGCCTGTGTGCCCTGGGAATCGACCGCTTCAACGCCACCACCAGCTCCCAGCCCAAGACCCGGCGGGTGGAGCGATGCCAGTCGGTCCTGGCCAAGCTGCTGGTCATCTGGGTGGGTTCCATGGTGCTGGCTGCCCCGGAGCTACTGCTGTGGCAGCTCAGCCAGGCGGTGTCTCCAGCCACAGGGAACCTGGTAGACTCCTGCACCATGAACCCAACCTCCAACCTCCCCGAGTCCATCTACACCCTGGTCATCAACTACCACGAGTGCCGCATGTGGTGGTACTTCGGCTGCTACTTCTGTCTGCCCGTGGTGTTCACCCTGCTGTGCCAGCTGGCCACGTGCAACGTGTCCAGCGACGGCATACCCCAGCGCCTGGAGGAGCGCTCCCCCTCCAAGAAGCAGAAGATACAGCACAACCAACAGGTGGAGCGCCAGCTCAACTGCACCGTCATGGCCCTGGCTGTGGTCTACGGTGTCTGCGCCCTGCCCGAGAACGTGTGCAACATCGTCCTGGCCTACACCGCCATGCCCGTCTCCGACAACACCGCCGCCCTGCTGGCCCTCATCAACCAGTTCTTCTTGTTCTTCAAGTCGTCTGTGACGCCGGTGctgctcctctgtctctgtaagTCCCTGGGCCAGGCCTTCATggactgctgctgctgctgctgcgaGGAGTGTCAGGCTGGCAGCTCCTCGTCCCCCGGCGCCGAGGCCAAAACCAAGAGCACCAACGACGTGTCCTCCTCCATCTTCTTTGACAAAGCCAAGGACAGCTCCACTATCCTGTCGATCAGCGGCTCCAGCTGA